In Acropora muricata isolate sample 2 chromosome 11, ASM3666990v1, whole genome shotgun sequence, one DNA window encodes the following:
- the LOC136889421 gene encoding cilia- and flagella-associated protein 70-like, with protein sequence MAHEEEVPTIRPPESVVITVLRCKNLKGSKGDSLNSLVRVEFGASLLGESSKVEANIETHTTEYNFSASFDCTFEDTSCLDAISYKPVTATVIEVLPKDKKGREEKTNVLGQSCIDLIPLLRGETKFNVVQGVHPLTPPTEATIVEHVLPEIEVHVSVSQSLLTETQLNSSNLLSVHVNSVYSVPEAWQVQMAQQFNYTVSLPVPLSKEKENTIVLPNGTLRAPGEKEASNQRKWSSAPSASGSCLYIPDRYAL encoded by the exons ATGGCACACGAAGAAGAAGTTCCAACCATCAGACCGCCTGAATCAGTTGTAATTACGGTACTTCGATGCAAGAATCTG AAAGGTTCCAAAGGAGATTCTCTAAACTCCTTGGTAAGAGTTGAATTTGGAGCAAGTCTTCTTGGCGAGTCATCAAAAGTTGAAGCTAACATTGAGACGCATACCACAGAGTACAATTTTAGTGCTTCATTTGATTGTACTTTTGAGGACACCTCTTGCTTGGATGCCATATCATATAAACCTGTTACAG CCACTGTCATTGAAGTCCTTCCTAAGGATAAAAAGGGAAGAGAAGAGAAAACTAATGTGTTGGGCCAGTCTTGCATTGATCTGATCCCTTTACTTCGTG GGGAAACAAAGTTCAATGTTGTACAGGGTGTACATCCGCTTACTCCACCTACTGAGGCTACTATCGTAGAACATGTTCTG CCTGAAATTGAAGTCCATGTCTCTGTGTCTCAGTCTCTTCTTACAGAAACACAGTTAAATAGCAG CAATCTATTAAGTGTTCACGTGAACAGTGTCTACTCAGTACCTGAGGCCTGGCAGGTTCAAATGGCCCAGCAGTTTAACTACACTGTCAGTTTGCCAGTACCATTATCCAAAGAG AAGGAGAATACAATTGTGCTACCAAATGGCACTCTCCGTGCCCCAGGTGAAAAG GAAGCTTCTAACCAGCGCAAATGGTCTTCCGCTCCCAGTGCCTCTGGGTCCTGTTTGTATATTCCTGATAGGTACGCACTGTGA